From Nymphaea colorata isolate Beijing-Zhang1983 chromosome 6, ASM883128v2, whole genome shotgun sequence, a single genomic window includes:
- the LOC116256743 gene encoding uncharacterized protein LOC116256743 has product MEKKASRFPLLLSFFLVFFSFPYLSSSVKTIPISLDEPSAYKELKNWGFPIGLLPANVKDYSLNRTTGEFSVSLGDQCQITLPPDNYVATYKRTVTGRVAEGKIGQLDGIEVWAIFKWWSITGIKASGENLVFEVGMVSAKFPTKNFDESPVCEGTSSASR; this is encoded by the coding sequence atggagaaaaaaGCCTCCCGTTTCCCTCTGCTCCTCTCCTTTTTCCTCGtattcttctccttcccttacCTATCGTCATCCGTAAAAACGATACCCATCTCCCTGGACGAGCCCTCTGCCTACAAAGAGCTCAAAAACTGGGGTTTCCCAATTGGGTTGCTGCCCGCGAACGTCAAGGATTATAGCCTCAACCGGACGACCGGCGAATTCTCGGTGAGCCTCGGGGACCAGTGTCAGATTACTCTTCCTCCTGATAACTATGTGGCCACGTACAAGAGGACCGTAACGGGGAGGGTGGCGGAGGGGAAGATTGGACAGCTCGACGGGATTGAGGTGTGGGCTATATTCAAGTGGTGGTCGATCACTGGCATCAAGGCCAGCGGCGAGAACCTGGTCTTTGAGGTGGGGATGGTTTCGGCGAAGTTTCCGACGAAGAACTTCGACGAGAGCCCCGTGTGCGAAGGAACGAGCTCGGCTAGCCGATGA